Proteins co-encoded in one Pseudanabaena yagii GIHE-NHR1 genomic window:
- a CDS encoding Uma2 family endonuclease, translating to MINTLAKAESQYLVKWAVTWEQFKTLQSAFDEIGGVRLSYCEGELEIMGIGLQHEMISSLLGILLSYYFVTKRIRFTSTGAYTQKIEPNLEFQADLSFAFGNDPAKTDLCIEIVVTSGGVKKLRKYQLRGIPEVWFWVEGKISIYRFVNGEYIQSDRSEWLPELDIEHLEECLLIESQLDSILAFQQKYQVN from the coding sequence ATGATCAACACTTTAGCTAAAGCCGAAAGTCAATATCTAGTTAAATGGGCTGTGACTTGGGAGCAGTTTAAAACCCTGCAATCCGCCTTTGATGAGATCGGTGGTGTGCGGCTTAGTTATTGTGAAGGAGAATTAGAAATTATGGGTATTGGTTTGCAGCATGAAATGATATCCAGTCTGCTTGGAATCTTATTAAGTTACTACTTCGTTACCAAACGTATCCGATTCACATCAACAGGTGCTTATACCCAGAAAATCGAACCAAATCTTGAGTTTCAAGCTGATTTATCCTTTGCTTTTGGTAATGATCCTGCAAAAACTGACCTATGCATCGAAATTGTGGTTACTAGCGGTGGTGTTAAAAAGTTAAGAAAATATCAACTAAGAGGTATTCCAGAAGTTTGGTTTTGGGTGGAAGGCAAAATTAGCATTTATCGCTTCGTTAATGGTGAATATATACAGAGCGATCGCAGTGAGTGGTTGCCTGAGTTGGATATTGAGCATTTAGAAGAATGTTTATTAATCGAGTCGCAGCTAGATTCTATTTTGGCATTTCAGCAAAAGTATCAAGTCAATTAG
- a CDS encoding Uma2 family endonuclease: MVQALERNRDRHFAHEAISWEQFKVIQSGFENVPNLRLTYCEGILEIMGIGKAHEMYTSLLSSLLSAYFEIHGIEFFPSGAYSQIIPNVTEFQADLSYCFGQDKDIPDLCIEVVITSGSPSKLRKYQLRGVPEVWFWEDGAIAIYCLENHQYVKVSQSQVLPNLDLTLLCRCLLLSSPLAALREFRKGISL; this comes from the coding sequence ATGGTTCAAGCCTTAGAGAGAAATCGCGATCGCCATTTTGCCCATGAGGCTATATCTTGGGAACAGTTTAAGGTGATTCAGTCTGGATTTGAGAATGTCCCAAATCTACGGTTAACTTATTGTGAAGGAATTTTAGAGATTATGGGGATTGGGAAAGCTCATGAAATGTATACCAGTCTATTAAGCAGCTTACTAAGTGCTTATTTTGAAATTCATGGTATTGAGTTTTTCCCTAGCGGTGCTTATAGTCAAATTATTCCGAATGTTACAGAATTTCAAGCCGATCTTTCCTATTGCTTCGGTCAAGATAAGGATATTCCTGATCTATGTATTGAAGTCGTAATTACTAGTGGCAGTCCTAGTAAGTTACGCAAATATCAATTGCGTGGTGTTCCTGAAGTTTGGTTTTGGGAGGATGGAGCGATCGCCATATATTGTCTAGAAAATCATCAATATGTAAAAGTGAGTCAAAGTCAAGTTTTACCGAATTTGGATTTAACTTTACTGTGCCGTTGTTTATTACTGAGTTCACCTTTAG
- a CDS encoding Uma2 family endonuclease, translating to MTVKIAIAQIQLQAGQRVVLDRIGWQEFEDILEDLGEHRHSHVAYYKGVLEFRMPLPEHERYKMLVSHLLVVLLNELGLEWESLGSTTFKNRRMQAGIEPDDCFYIQNYQAVTGIKRINLDVDPVPDLAIEVDLTSQTQVSAYEALGVAEIWRIRNDRLEINLLQDGKYVSSTSSKVFPLLPIIEGISLFLGRSGELPMSALCREFRAWCCEKGIKQ from the coding sequence ATGACTGTAAAGATAGCGATCGCCCAAATCCAATTACAAGCAGGTCAGCGAGTTGTCCTTGATAGAATTGGCTGGCAAGAGTTTGAAGATATTTTGGAGGATCTCGGTGAGCATCGTCATTCTCATGTTGCCTATTACAAAGGAGTTTTAGAGTTTAGGATGCCATTACCAGAACATGAACGCTATAAAATGTTAGTCTCACATTTGTTAGTGGTTTTGCTAAATGAACTCGGCTTAGAGTGGGAATCTTTGGGTTCGACAACTTTTAAAAATCGCAGGATGCAAGCAGGTATCGAACCTGATGATTGTTTTTATATCCAGAACTATCAAGCGGTGACTGGAATAAAGCGCATCAATCTTGATGTTGATCCTGTGCCTGATTTGGCGATCGAGGTGGATCTAACTTCTCAGACTCAGGTAAGTGCTTATGAAGCTTTGGGAGTTGCGGAAATTTGGCGTATTCGCAATGACAGATTAGAAATTAATTTGTTGCAGGACGGGAAGTATGTGAGTTCGACAAGTAGCAAAGTTTTCCCATTACTTCCAATTATTGAGGGGATTTCGCTATTTTTAGGACGCAGTGGCGAATTGCCGATGAGTGCTTTATGTCGAGAGTTTCGGGCTTGGTGCTGTGAAAAAGGTATTAAACAGTAA
- a CDS encoding XisH family protein, translated as MSARDLFHDIVKNALQKDGWIITHDPYPLPTGSFDLAIDLGAEKVIAAYRGEQKIAIEIKSFLGSSKISQFYAALGQFIAYRTALHTQDQDRILYLAVPNDIYDRFFLTPFVQELVTQNQLYLITYSIASESLEKWIPLPNIVSK; from the coding sequence ATGTCAGCCCGCGATCTATTCCATGACATCGTTAAAAACGCTTTACAGAAAGATGGTTGGATAATCACCCATGATCCCTATCCGTTACCAACAGGCAGTTTTGACTTAGCGATTGATCTCGGAGCTGAGAAAGTAATTGCTGCCTATCGAGGAGAACAAAAAATTGCGATTGAAATCAAAAGCTTTTTGGGTTCATCCAAAATTTCGCAGTTTTATGCAGCTTTAGGGCAGTTTATCGCCTATCGCACAGCTTTACATACCCAAGATCAAGACCGTATTCTTTATCTAGCAGTCCCTAATGATATATACGATCGCTTCTTCTTAACGCCCTTTGTCCAAGAACTAGTTACCCAAAACCAACTTTACCTAATTACTTATTCAATTGCGTCTGAGAGTCTAGAAAAATGGATACCATTGCCCAATATCGTCAGCAAATAA
- a CDS encoding DUF4007 family protein produces the protein MVQTINSNIPTVTELIFARHETFYPRYGWLKKGFEAVNANSNIFLEEDAHIQLGVGKNMAKAIRYWCGAFKLIEDDRAGQSSPQTSQFGRLLLGEDGYDPFLEDPASLWLLHWHLLQQPCRASAWHAIFNNLRQTEFTVEDLLLMLIQYRDAAGNRTVEASLKKDITCLLRMYVRQGDDLSLNEDNLDCPFAELGLIQRVGDAKHYLFRTGAKTSLPHEILVSACLDFAKTVSTTQRTISLTSLLFDEGSPGMVFKLSESALCDAIEQVARWCNEITFSDSAGIIQMSFTQDPAKLSHTVLNRYYRP, from the coding sequence ATGGTTCAGACTATCAACAGCAATATTCCTACTGTCACGGAATTAATTTTTGCTCGGCATGAGACATTTTATCCTCGTTATGGCTGGCTAAAGAAAGGATTTGAGGCGGTTAACGCTAACTCCAACATTTTTTTAGAGGAAGATGCTCATATTCAGCTAGGGGTGGGGAAAAACATGGCGAAGGCAATTCGCTATTGGTGTGGGGCGTTTAAGCTTATTGAAGACGATCGCGCAGGACAGTCATCACCTCAAACATCACAATTTGGGCGATTATTGCTAGGTGAAGATGGTTACGATCCCTTTTTAGAAGATCCTGCTTCCCTATGGTTATTGCATTGGCATCTATTGCAGCAACCCTGTAGAGCCTCAGCGTGGCACGCAATTTTTAATAACTTACGTCAAACAGAATTTACTGTTGAGGATTTGCTGTTGATGCTCATTCAGTATCGTGATGCAGCAGGCAATCGCACTGTGGAGGCTTCATTAAAAAAAGATATCACTTGCCTTTTGCGAATGTATGTGAGACAAGGTGATGATCTGAGTTTGAATGAAGATAACTTAGACTGTCCCTTTGCAGAGTTAGGATTGATTCAACGAGTAGGAGATGCTAAGCATTATTTGTTTCGCACAGGTGCTAAGACTAGTCTCCCTCATGAAATCTTAGTATCAGCTTGTCTAGATTTTGCGAAAACGGTTAGTACTACGCAGAGGACAATCTCTTTGACGAGTTTATTATTTGATGAAGGTAGCCCCGGAATGGTATTTAAGTTATCGGAGTCTGCTCTTTGTGATGCGATCGAGCAGGTAGCACGATGGTGTAATGAGATTACTTTTTCTGATAGTGCTGGCATCATTCAGATGTCCTTTACTCAAGATCCCGCAAAGCTCAGTCACACAGTTTTAAATAGATATTACAGACCTTAA
- a CDS encoding XisI protein, with amino-acid sequence MDTIAQYRQQIKNVLENHASHVWDDRIQAQIIIDAERDHYQLVYVGWRDSKRCYGVVIHIDIIDGKVWIQQDGTEIGAANELVEMGVPKQDIVLGIDPPNLRQYTDFAVN; translated from the coding sequence ATGGATACCATTGCCCAATATCGTCAGCAAATAAAAAACGTTTTAGAAAATCACGCTAGCCATGTTTGGGATGATCGCATTCAGGCTCAAATAATTATTGACGCAGAACGAGATCATTACCAGCTTGTTTATGTCGGTTGGCGCGATTCTAAACGTTGTTATGGCGTAGTTATCCACATAGATATTATTGATGGCAAAGTCTGGATTCAACAAGATGGAACTGAAATTGGTGCAGCAAATGAATTAGTGGAAATGGGAGTTCCCAAACAAGATATCGTACTAGGGATTGATCCTCCTAATTTGCGACAATATACAGACTTTGCTGTAAATTGA